A portion of the Caenorhabditis elegans chromosome III genome contains these proteins:
- the F40G9.8 gene encoding Ig-like domain-containing protein (Partially confirmed by transcript evidence) → MIIVYLICFVLKLKATKETPGTRIIVGPPSFSIFDQEFYTPGTRLQISCSSTSTSPEALILETISRKFGSLVAANYNKVVDGTFESGVFYNISLKEDLEVRCWKVGKKIPSIKLINVADGPAKTFYEFEKSSHLQKSAYDGDTVHLICSIPHSATNWEVSWLPDLPVNTRIHEKSKYFISTLRNISSYEVCTCVIKTDKFEPMFLETVIDVKPASASAPSEMPFTGGSSKQSLLFYILLAFLLSTGVGIGVYLCSERYSCRENIRLHVPGEFI, encoded by the exons ATGATTATTGTctatttaatttgttttgtattaaaattgaagGCAACAAAGGAG ACCCCTGGCACCCGAATCATCGTCGGACCcccttcattttcaattttcgatcaAGAATTCTACACTCCCGGAACTCGCCTACAAATTAGCTGTTCGTCCACTTCAACATCCCCAGAAGCTCTAATCTTGGAGACTATATCCAGGAAATTCGGAAGTTTGGTTGCGGCGAACTACAATAAAGTGGTGGATGGAACTTTTGAGAGTGGAGTCTTTTACAATATCAGCTTGAAGGAAGACCTCGAGGTGCGGTGTTGGAAAGTGGGGAAG aaaatccCATCCATCAAACTAATCAATGTTGCTGATGGACctgccaaaactttttatgAGTTCGAAAAATCCTCACATCTGCAAAAATCCGCGTACGATGGGGATACGGTCCACTTAATCTGCTCCATCCCCCATTCTGCAACAAATTGGGAAGTCTCCTGGCTTCCCGATCTGCCAGTCAACACAAGGATCCATGAAAAGTCCAAGTACTTTATTTCAACTCTAAG aaacatctCAAGTTATGAAGTATGCACTTGTGTTATCAAAACCGACAAGTTTGAACCAATGTTCTTGGAAACTGTAATTGATGTGAAGCCGGCTTCAGCTTCAGCACCGTCCGAAATGCCGTTCACAGGAGGTTCCAGCAAACAATCTCTGCTTTTTTATATTCTACTGGCATTTTTATTGAGTACTGGTGTAGGAATAGGAGTTTATCTGTGTTCCGAGAGATATTCTTGTAGGGAAAATAT acgaCTACATGTACCTGGGGAGTTTATTTGA
- the F40G9.7 gene encoding TransThyretin-Related family domain (Partially confirmed by transcript evidence), which translates to MKFSFLIFTMVLACTMQVPPSCFPDPDSPESQAKFFLDGMLQTIKSPSIVFIKIYFGKNFLFHGCKRDYSLDDVVDIIEESDMNKFSYKITNSSFGLFGHYLYFDATLTGLGSPPLDPLNVGFVVHTFVLNAYQHTLTTAREKNCSENFETRDALLNFEE; encoded by the exons atgaaattctcCTTTCTCATATTCACTATGGTATTAGCTTGTACTATGCAAGTTCCGCCTAGCTGCTTTCCCGATCCAGACTCTCCTGAAAGTCAAGCGAAATTCTTCCTGGATGGAATGTTGCAGACGATTAAATCGCCAAGTATAGTGTTTATTAAGAtttattttggcaaaaatttcttatttcacGGGTGCAAAAGAGATTACTCGTTAG ATGATGTAGTGGACATTATTGAGGAATCAGACATGAATAAATTTTCCTACAAAATTACAAACTCCAGTTTTGGTCTCTTTGGtcattatttatattttgacGCAACACTGACCGGCTTGGGCTCTCCCCCGCTGGACCCGCTTAATGTTGGATTTGTTGTGCACACATTTGTGTTAAATGCTTATCAACACACGTTGACCACAGCGCGAGAGAAgaattgctctgaaaattttgaaactcgtGATGCTCTACTGAACTTTGAAGAATAA
- the F40G9.18 gene encoding F-box domain-containing protein (Confirmed by transcript evidence) — protein MSSLSKFLNEASSYIEENFIFVCTTILAVEIVSLITFDVLKAKLRKMRMKKLHLVKLPVLVQKRIFKFLSTRDVFALSLCFRKLAVSVQNCKSEQQNMIHMCYKTFDRHQHQFLVEDECVILFVPDLLFKAGLWLWCNCFELDGIRFRIGVSLDGSLILWSINSSFKISHSAIDKRLRSIHRPASEIHLNIDSKDFTTCLPHIENINYAFLHNTSGINRRFKAADIEQLNMKNLVIKNPIDGIFKNNSKILNLNHLLISYVGSLIDLPTWHFTGRHIWLSEVNISNEDVIRCLKLWKSGAAFQNLESLLIRTEKEYPLEADMIYNQLDANPWNPFRRPKYYVFDKKVRYMNFSNNCNRLNLEHYMDIEGIEKMASIYILPHCLDLYVWKL, from the exons ATGTCCTCGCTATCCAAATTTCTTAATGAAGCTAGCTCTTATATTGAAGAAAACTTTATATTTGTGTGTACTACGATTTTGGCTGTTGAAATTGTTTCACTCATCActtttgatgttttaaaaGCAAAATTAAGGAAAATGAG aatgaaGAAATTGCATCTTGTGAAACTCCCAGTTCTCGTTCAAAAAAGGatcttcaaatttctgagTACCCGCGACGTGTTTGCATTATCCCTTTGTTTTAGAAAGCTTGCAGTTTCAGTGCAAAACTGTAAATCGGAACAGCAAAACATGATTCATATGTGCTACAAAACATTTGATAGACATCAACATCAATTTTTAGTGGAGGACGAGTGCGTTATTTTGTTTGTGCCCGATTTATTATTCAAAGCAGGACTGTGGCTTTGGTgcaattgttttgaattggATGGTATTCGATTCAG aattggaGTTTCACTAGATGGGTCTCTAATACTGTGGTCGATCAACTCAtcgttcaaaatttctcactCGGCCATTGACAAACGCCTGAGATCCATACATCGTCCCGCGAGCgaaattcatttaaatattgatTCAAAAGATTTTACAACTTGTTTACCGCATATTGAAAACATTAACTATGCTTTCCTGCACAATACCAGTGGAATTAATAGAAGATtcaaagcagccgacattgaaCAGCTAAATATGAAGAATTTGGTTATTAAAAACCCGATTGATGGAATCTTCaagaataattcaaaaattctaaacttaAACCACTTGCTCATTTCCTACGTTGGTTCATTAATTGATCTACCTACTTGGCATTTCACCGGGCGTCACATATGGCTATCTGAAGTGAATATCTCAAACGAAGATGTGATTCGTTGTCTGAAACTTTGGAAATCAGGTGCAGCGTTTCAAAATCTAGAATCTCTACTTATTCGTACTGAAAAAGAATATCCCTTAGAAGCTGATATGATCTACAACCAACTTGATGCAAACCCATGGAATCCTTTTAGACGGCCGAAATACTATGTGTTTGataaaaa GGTACGGtatatgaatttttcgaacaattgcAACAGATTGAACTTAGAACATTATATGGATATTGAAGGTATCGAGAAAATGGCCTCTATATACATTCTGCCGCATTGTTTGGATCTTTACGTCTGGAAACTATGA
- the F40G9.9 gene encoding F-box domain-containing protein (Confirmed by transcript evidence) encodes MSSLSKFIYTTSSHIKANYLFVSTTILAVEIILVITYNVIKAKIRKMRNTRVKKLHFIKFPVVVQKRIFNFMNTRDVFVLSLCSKKLAISVQNCKSAQQYMTQMCYKTFVRHQHQFVIENEYVLLLVPDLILKAGLWFWCKDFELEGVRFRVENGPDGSLILWSINSSFKTSHLAIDKRLRSIHRPTSEIHLNINSKDFTTCLPHIENINYAFLKNTSGINRRFKSADIEQLNMKNLVICNPIDGRFENDSGILNLNHLYLTNAGSTIDLPTWQFNGRHLWLSGANISNEDVIHCLELWQSGAAFQNLESLLIRTEKGYPLEPAMIYNQLDANPWDSDRRPQYYVFDENVRYFNFSNNCSKMDFARYLDIEGIEKMASIYIMPHCLELYVWKL; translated from the exons ATGTCCTCGTTATCCAAATTTATTTATACAACTAGCTCCCATATTAAAGCTAACTATCTATTTGTTAGTACTACGATTTTGGctgttgaaattattttagtcATCACTTATAATGTTATTAAAgctaaaataagaaaaatgag aaacaccAGAGTAAAGAAACtgcattttataaaattcccGGTAGTCGTGCAAAAAAGGATCTTCAACTTTATGAATACCCGCGACGTGTTTGTATTGTCACTTTGTTCtaaaaaactggcaatttcAGTGCAAAACTGTAAATCGGCACAGCAATATATGACTCAAATGTGCTACAAAACATTTGTTAGACATCAGCATCAATTTGTGATTGAAAACGAGTACGTTCTTTTGTTAGTGCCCGATTTGATATTAAAAGCAGGACTGTGGTTTTGGTGCAAAGATTTTGAATTGGAAGGTGTACGTTTCAG agtagaAAATGGACCAGATGGGTCTCTAATACTGTGGTCCATCAACTCATCATTCAAAACTTCTCACTTGGCCATTGACAAACGCCTGAGATCCATACATCGTCCCACGAGCgaaattcatttaaatattaattcaaAAGATTTTACAACTTGTTTACCACATATTGAGAACATTAACTacgcttttctgaaaaataccaGTGGAATTAATAGGAGATTCAAGTCAGCCGACATTGAACAGCTAAATATGAAGAACTTGGTTATATGTAACCCAATAGATGGAAGGTTTGAGAATGATTCAGGAATTCTGAACCTAAATCATTTGTACCTCACCAACGCTGGATCAACGATTGACCTACCGACTTGGCAATTCAACGGTCGTCATCTATGGCTATCAGGAGCGAATATTTCAAACGAAGATGTGATTCATTGCTTGGAACTTTGGCAGTCAGGTGCAGCGTTTCAAAATCTAGAATCTCTACTTATTCGTACTGAAAAAGGATATCCCTTAGAACCTGCTATGATCTACAATCAACTTGATGCAAATCCATGGGATTCTGATAGACGGCCGCAGTATTATGTATTTGATGAAAA TGTACggtatttcaacttttcaaacaattgcAGCAAAATGGACTTTGCTCGTTATCTGGATATCGAAGGTATTGAGAAAATGGCCTCTATATACATTATGCCGCATTGTTTGGAACTTTACGTCTGGAAACTATAa
- the F40G9.12 gene encoding RING-type domain-containing protein (Confirmed by transcript evidence), whose amino-acid sequence MYCECRNNIFQRTRRRTQEMYIDDGRPECKICYKNYETSGDHCPRVLSCGHTYCEICIQELASLRNNVVIACPYCTKLSIISFKHWILTSFRVSSAFPTNFLVLEILNGKAKDMLQCGVCQLTYSSQRIPRIHPSCGKSVCEDCKEHECKACEPPNEQSLYRLVMARLAGNVNWKSDVPINYTIRDFLEE is encoded by the exons ATGTATTGCGAGTGCagaaataatatatttcaacGAACACGGAGAAG aacacAGGAAATGTACATTGATGATGGAAG accagAATGTAAAATCTGTTATAAAAACTACGAGACCTCTGGGGATCACTGTCCGAGGGTCCTTAGTTGCGGTCATACCTACTGTGAAATCTGTATTCAAGAACTTGCAAGTCTCCGGAACAATGTGGTAATAGCTTGTCCGTATTGTACAAAATTGTCAATTATTAGCTTCAAGCACTGGATTTTGACGTCTTTTCGAGTTTCGAGTGCCTTCCCGACAAACTTCTTAGTCTTGGAGATACTTAACGGAAAAGCTAAGGACATGCTGCAATGTGGGGTCTGCCAGCTGACCTATTCTTCGCAAAGGATCCCTAGAATCCATCCATCCTGTGGTAAAAGTGTCTGTGAGGATTGTAAGGAGCACGAGTGTAAAGCTTGTGAACCTCCCAATGAGCAGTCTCTATACAGACTAGTAATGGCTAGATTGGCAGGAAATG taaattggAAGTCAGATGTGCCCATCAACTACACAATCAGAGATTTTTTGGAGGAGTAA
- the F40G9.19 gene encoding RING-type domain-containing protein (Confirmed by transcript evidence) — translation MTPSAVGNIIFWVFLYFIIGCFALTYLIALYLYLRWFFRRSSKMPKCGNCGLKYKPTGNMAPRVLNCGHSCCGGCIKKLVGQMTWAGIIYCPFCTRSSLLNNKKWKSLVPINYSTICDILKK, via the exons ATGACACCTTCCGCAGTGggtaatataattttttgggtatttttgtattttataatTGGCTGTTTCGCTTTAACGTACCTCATTGCATTATATCTATATCTTCGTTGGTTTTTCAGACGGTCTTCCAAAAT GCCCAAATGTGGAAATTGCGGCCTCAAGTACAAGCCTACTGGGAACATGGCTCCGCGAGTTCTAAACTGTGGGCACTCTTGTTGCGGAGGTTGTATTAAGAAACTTGTCGGGCAGATGACTTGGGCTGGGATTATTTATTGCCCATTTTGCACGAGAAGCAGTTTACTGAATAATA aaaaatggaaGTCCCTGGTGCCAATCAACTATTCAACTATATGTGACATTTTGAAGAAGtaa
- the clec-148 gene encoding C-type lectin domain-containing protein (Confirmed by transcript evidence) — protein MFLSFIILSTFLPSVVFSASFPSFFNESAYETSGHKPEIYQLEYSGGCISGYTWFSYTNFCYKSTARAANFNDAHNACRSEGSELASIHSLTENQFLVQLSAAGNRVNSKTNYVMIGLIFENREWSWTDGSSVNYLNWAAGEPNNMKHELWTALVSDVNPKKGQMYTHWNNVNMDRQRAYICKRAPLN, from the exons ATGTTCCTATCCTTCATCATCCTCTCCACCTTCCTTCCATCAGTGGTGTTTAGTGCATCATTTCCCTCCTTCTTTAATGAATCGGCATATGAAACCTCTGGTCACAAACCAGAAATCTATCAATTAGAATACTCCGGTGGATGCATTTCTGGGTACACCTGGTTTTCTTACACAAATTTTTGCTATAAG AGTACTGCTAGAGCCGCAAACTTCAATGATGCTCACAATGCTTGTAGGAGTGAAGGATCTGAGCTAGCATCAATCCATTCACTGACGGAGAATCAATTCCTCGTTC agCTATCAGCCGCTGGCAACCGAGTCAATAGCAAAACCAATTAC GTCATGATCGGATTAATCTTCGAAAACCGGGAATGGTCGTGGACAGACGGAAGTTCAGTTAACTACCTCAATTGGGCAGCTGGAGAGCCAAATAATATGAAGCATGAGTTATGGACTGCG ctagtTTCCGATGTGAACCCTAAAAAAGGTCAGATGTACACCCATTGGAACAATGTGAACATGGATCGTCAGAGAGCATACATTTGCAAACGTGCTCCACTGAACTAG